The following are from one region of the Sorghum bicolor cultivar BTx623 chromosome 2, Sorghum_bicolor_NCBIv3, whole genome shotgun sequence genome:
- the LOC8072232 gene encoding uncharacterized protein LOC8072232 isoform X2, whose amino-acid sequence MAHEAGPGHTHQVEEDMISNLNDDVLLSILENVDLTTSVRASVLSTRWRHLPWLLGQLNIDMMDFLHEPYADPTLDDHIDKAMSSLTEAVRSMLSPSCRKTVITRLCISLIVANSYSSEIGHLVNEVVENGMVKDIELTSGIENMGAVSDDELVKHANGVISFFCNYPNISCCLTRLLLFNATFLESDLHNLIANVCTELRYLYLSRCDTGFQSTFKIDAPNSKLNILELVHCHFSQVELHCLPMLEKVIFGFWLTKCVPLTWGHIPCLKELEVFSAMPPHQEQFKLSEFLCGAACINTLSLDFLGQKIWLLPEKHQLSSAFSNLRKLCIYDIFVGFGLLWTTNLLEVAPSLEILEVEVYDHRCEQDEKVTKLCAKRSNASWEVPEFPYPKHLPLKELEIIGFNASEEHLLFIGAVMDRAPNLQSVVLKDKCCKECESTSTALVKHKFLENEDEQELVVNKLRDWFSSGAQIIFSDCKVVSECVFA is encoded by the exons ATGGCACACGAGGCCGGACCCGGACATACCCAT CAAGTTGAAGAAGACATGATAAGCAATCTAAATGATGATGTTTTGCTCTCAATCTTAGAAAATGTCGACTTAACAACATCAGTGAGGGCAAGTGTCCTATCCACACGATGGAGACACCTTCCATGGTTGCTCGGACAACTCAACATAGATATGATGGACTTCCTTCATGAACCATATGCCGATCCCACACTGGATGATCACATTGATAAAGCAATGTCATCTCTGACAGAAGCAGTTAGAAGCATGTTGTCTCCTTCCTGCAGAAAGACAGTCATCACCAGACTTTGTATTTCACTAATCGTTGCCAACAGTTACTCGAGTGAAATCGGTCATCTTGTTAATGAAGTGGTTGAAAATGGGATGGTAAAAGATATAGAGCTCACAAGCGGGATTGAGAACATGGGTGCTGTCAGTGATGATGAATTGGTAAAACATGCTAATGGTGTGATTAGTTTCTTTTGTAACTATCCAAATATATCTTGTTGCCTCACAAGGCTCCTCCTTTTTAATGCGACCTTTCTGGAATCAGATCTACATAATCTCATTGCAAATGTATGCACGGAACTGCGTTATCTTTATCTCAGCCGGTGTGATACTGGCTTCCAATCAACATTCAAGATAGACGCACCAAACTCAAAACTCAACATTCTAGAACTTGTCCACTGTCATTTTTCACAAGTTGAGTTGCATTGCCTTCCAATGCTAGAGAAAGTCATATTTGGATTTTGGCTAACTAAATGTGTGCCCTTGACTTGGGGACACATCCCATGCCTCAAGGAATTGGAAGTCTTTTCAGCCATGCCACCTCATCAAGAACAATTTAAGTTAAGTGAGTTTCTATGTGGCGCGGCATGTATAAATACTTTATCATTGGATTTCCTCGGGCAAAAG ATTTGGCTACTACCTGAAAAACATCAACTTTCCTCAGCATTTAGCAATTTGAGGAAATTGTGCATATATGATATCTTTGTTGGATTTGGGCTTTTGTGGACAACAAATCTTCTTGAAGTTGCGCCATCCCTCGAGATACTTGAAGTTGAG GTGTATGACCATCGATGTGAGCAGGACGAGAAAGTAACTAAGTTGTGTGCTAAAAGAAGTAATGCGTCATGGGAAGTGCCAGAGTTTCCATACCCGAAGCATTTGCCACTGAAAGAACTTGAAATCATTGGTTTCAATGCATCAGAAGAACATCTATTGTTTATAGGAGCAGTGATGGACCGGGCTCCTAACTTACAGTCGGTTGTTTTGAAAGACAAGTGCTGTAAGGAATGCGAATCAACCAGTACAGCGTTAGTAAAACATAAATTTCTAGAAAATGAAGATGAACAAGAGCTGGTAGTGAATAAGCTCAGAGACTGGTTCTCCTCCGGTGCTCAGATAATTTTCAGTGACTGCAAGGTTGTCAGCGAATGTGTGTTTGCGTGA
- the LOC8072232 gene encoding uncharacterized protein LOC8072232 isoform X1 — protein sequence MMDFLHEPYADPTLDDHIDKAMSSLTEAVRSMLSPSCRKTVITRLCISLIVANSYSSEIGHLVNEVVENGMVKDIELTSGIENMGAVSDDELVKHANGVISFFCNYPNISCCLTRLLLFNATFLESDLHNLIANVCTELRYLYLSRCDTGFQSTFKIDAPNSKLNILELVHCHFSQVELHCLPMLEKVIFGFWLTKCVPLTWGHIPCLKELEVFSAMPPHQEQFKLSEFLCGAACINTLSLDFLGQKIWLLPEKHQLSSAFSNLRKLCIYDIFVGFGLLWTTNLLEVAPSLEILEVEVYDHRCEQDEKVTKLCAKRSNASWEVPEFPYPKHLPLKELEIIGFNASEEHLLFIGAVMDRAPNLQSVVLKDKCCKECESTSTALVKHKFLENEDEQELVVNKLRDWFSSGAQIIFSDCKVVSECVFA from the exons ATGATGGACTTCCTTCATGAACCATATGCCGATCCCACACTGGATGATCACATTGATAAAGCAATGTCATCTCTGACAGAAGCAGTTAGAAGCATGTTGTCTCCTTCCTGCAGAAAGACAGTCATCACCAGACTTTGTATTTCACTAATCGTTGCCAACAGTTACTCGAGTGAAATCGGTCATCTTGTTAATGAAGTGGTTGAAAATGGGATGGTAAAAGATATAGAGCTCACAAGCGGGATTGAGAACATGGGTGCTGTCAGTGATGATGAATTGGTAAAACATGCTAATGGTGTGATTAGTTTCTTTTGTAACTATCCAAATATATCTTGTTGCCTCACAAGGCTCCTCCTTTTTAATGCGACCTTTCTGGAATCAGATCTACATAATCTCATTGCAAATGTATGCACGGAACTGCGTTATCTTTATCTCAGCCGGTGTGATACTGGCTTCCAATCAACATTCAAGATAGACGCACCAAACTCAAAACTCAACATTCTAGAACTTGTCCACTGTCATTTTTCACAAGTTGAGTTGCATTGCCTTCCAATGCTAGAGAAAGTCATATTTGGATTTTGGCTAACTAAATGTGTGCCCTTGACTTGGGGACACATCCCATGCCTCAAGGAATTGGAAGTCTTTTCAGCCATGCCACCTCATCAAGAACAATTTAAGTTAAGTGAGTTTCTATGTGGCGCGGCATGTATAAATACTTTATCATTGGATTTCCTCGGGCAAAAG ATTTGGCTACTACCTGAAAAACATCAACTTTCCTCAGCATTTAGCAATTTGAGGAAATTGTGCATATATGATATCTTTGTTGGATTTGGGCTTTTGTGGACAACAAATCTTCTTGAAGTTGCGCCATCCCTCGAGATACTTGAAGTTGAG GTGTATGACCATCGATGTGAGCAGGACGAGAAAGTAACTAAGTTGTGTGCTAAAAGAAGTAATGCGTCATGGGAAGTGCCAGAGTTTCCATACCCGAAGCATTTGCCACTGAAAGAACTTGAAATCATTGGTTTCAATGCATCAGAAGAACATCTATTGTTTATAGGAGCAGTGATGGACCGGGCTCCTAACTTACAGTCGGTTGTTTTGAAAGACAAGTGCTGTAAGGAATGCGAATCAACCAGTACAGCGTTAGTAAAACATAAATTTCTAGAAAATGAAGATGAACAAGAGCTGGTAGTGAATAAGCTCAGAGACTGGTTCTCCTCCGGTGCTCAGATAATTTTCAGTGACTGCAAGGTTGTCAGCGAATGTGTGTTTGCGTGA
- the LOC110432937 gene encoding uncharacterized protein LOC110432937 isoform X1: MELNNVHVQQVGEDMISKLNDDVLLLILENVDLTMSVRAGALSTRWRHLPWLLGQLTIDMMDFLHEPYADPTVDDHIDKAMSSLAEAIRSMLSPSRRKTVVTRLCVSLVITNSYSSEIGHLVNEVVENGMVKDIELTSGVERIPGTVSDEEMEKHANGVNSFFSNYPIISCCLTRLLLFNATFVESDLHNLIANVCTELRYLYLSQCDTGFQSTFKIDAPNSKLNILELVHCHFAQVELHCLPMVEKVIFGFWLTRCVPLTWEYIPCLKEVEIFSAMPPPQEPFKLSDFLRGTTCINTLSLDFLGQKIWLLPEKHQLSSVFSNLRKLCIYDVFVGFGLLWTTALLEAAPSLEILEVEVYDHRCEEDEKVTEKCAERTNGPWQVSEFAYPKHSPLKELEIIGFNASEEHIVFIGAVMERASNLQSVVLKDKCCKECEATSTASVKRKFPEGEDEQELVVNKLRNRFFSRAQIIFSDRKVVNECVFV, translated from the exons ATGGAGTTAAATAATGTACACGTTCAG CAAGTTGGGGAAGACATGATAAGCAAGTTAAATGATGATGTTTTGCTCTTAATCTTAGAAAATGTCGACCTGACAATGTCAGTGAGGGCAGGTGCCCTATCAACACGATGGAGACACCTTCCATGGTTGCTTGGACAACTCACCATAGATATGATGGACTTCCTTCATGAACCATATGCCGATCCCACAGTGGATGATCACATTGATAAAGCAATGTCATCTCTTGcagaagcaattagaagcatgtTGTCTCCTTCCCGTAGAAAGACAGTGGTCACCAGACTTTGTGTTTCACTAGTGATAACCAACAGTTACTCGAGTGAAATTGGTCATCTTGTTAATGAAGTGGTTGAAAATGGAATGGTAAAAGATATAGAGCTCACAAGTGGGGTTGAGAGGATCCCGGGCACTGTCAGTGATGAAGAAATGGAAAAACATGCAAATGGTGTGAATAGTTTCTTTAGTAACTATCCAATTATATCTTGTTGCCTCACAAGACTTCTCCTTTTTAATGCAACCTTTGTGGAATCAGATCTACATAATCTCATTGCAAATGTATGCACGGAACTTCGTTATCTTTATCTCAGCCAGTGTGATACTGGCTTCCAATCAACATTCAAGATAGATGCACCAAACTCAAAACTCAACATTCTAGAACTTGTCCACTGTCATTTTGCGCAAGTTGAGTTACATTGCCTTCCAATGGTAGAGAAAGTCATTTTTGGCTTTTGGCTAACTAGATGTGTGCCCTTGACTTGGGAATACATCCCATGCCTCAAGGAAGTGGAAATCTTTTCAGCCATGCCCCCTCCTCAGGAACCATTCAAGTTAAGTGACTTTCTACGTGGTACGACATGTATAAATACTTTATCATTGGATTTCCTCGGGCAAAAG ATTTGGCTACTACCTGAAAAACATCAACTTTCCTCAGTATTTAGCAATTTGAGGAAATTGTGTATATATGATGTCTTTGTTGGATTTGGCCTTTTGTGGACAACAGCTCTTCTTGAAGCTGCGCCATCCCTCGAGATACTTGAAGTTGAG GTGTATGACCATCGATGCGAGGAGGACGAGAAAGTAACTGAGAAGTGTGCTGAAAGAACTAATGGGCCATGGCAAGTGTCAGAGTTTGCATACCCAAAGCATTCGCCACTGAAAGAGCTTGAAATCATTGGTTTCAATGCATCAGAAGAACATATAGTGTTTATAGGAGCAGTGATGGAGCGGGCTTCTAACTTACAGTCGGTTGTTTTGAAAGACAAGTGTTGTAAGGAATGCGAAGCAACCAGTACAGCGTCAGTAAAACGTAAATTTCCAGAGGGTGAAGATGAACAGGAGCTGGTAGTCAATAAGCTCAGAAACCGGTTCTTCTCCCGTGCTCAGATAATTTTCAGTGACCGTAAGGTTGTCAACGAATGTGTGTTTGTCTGA
- the LOC110432937 gene encoding uncharacterized protein LOC110432937 isoform X2 — MISKLNDDVLLLILENVDLTMSVRAGALSTRWRHLPWLLGQLTIDMMDFLHEPYADPTVDDHIDKAMSSLAEAIRSMLSPSRRKTVVTRLCVSLVITNSYSSEIGHLVNEVVENGMVKDIELTSGVERIPGTVSDEEMEKHANGVNSFFSNYPIISCCLTRLLLFNATFVESDLHNLIANVCTELRYLYLSQCDTGFQSTFKIDAPNSKLNILELVHCHFAQVELHCLPMVEKVIFGFWLTRCVPLTWEYIPCLKEVEIFSAMPPPQEPFKLSDFLRGTTCINTLSLDFLGQKIWLLPEKHQLSSVFSNLRKLCIYDVFVGFGLLWTTALLEAAPSLEILEVEVYDHRCEEDEKVTEKCAERTNGPWQVSEFAYPKHSPLKELEIIGFNASEEHIVFIGAVMERASNLQSVVLKDKCCKECEATSTASVKRKFPEGEDEQELVVNKLRNRFFSRAQIIFSDRKVVNECVFV, encoded by the exons ATGATAAGCAAGTTAAATGATGATGTTTTGCTCTTAATCTTAGAAAATGTCGACCTGACAATGTCAGTGAGGGCAGGTGCCCTATCAACACGATGGAGACACCTTCCATGGTTGCTTGGACAACTCACCATAGATATGATGGACTTCCTTCATGAACCATATGCCGATCCCACAGTGGATGATCACATTGATAAAGCAATGTCATCTCTTGcagaagcaattagaagcatgtTGTCTCCTTCCCGTAGAAAGACAGTGGTCACCAGACTTTGTGTTTCACTAGTGATAACCAACAGTTACTCGAGTGAAATTGGTCATCTTGTTAATGAAGTGGTTGAAAATGGAATGGTAAAAGATATAGAGCTCACAAGTGGGGTTGAGAGGATCCCGGGCACTGTCAGTGATGAAGAAATGGAAAAACATGCAAATGGTGTGAATAGTTTCTTTAGTAACTATCCAATTATATCTTGTTGCCTCACAAGACTTCTCCTTTTTAATGCAACCTTTGTGGAATCAGATCTACATAATCTCATTGCAAATGTATGCACGGAACTTCGTTATCTTTATCTCAGCCAGTGTGATACTGGCTTCCAATCAACATTCAAGATAGATGCACCAAACTCAAAACTCAACATTCTAGAACTTGTCCACTGTCATTTTGCGCAAGTTGAGTTACATTGCCTTCCAATGGTAGAGAAAGTCATTTTTGGCTTTTGGCTAACTAGATGTGTGCCCTTGACTTGGGAATACATCCCATGCCTCAAGGAAGTGGAAATCTTTTCAGCCATGCCCCCTCCTCAGGAACCATTCAAGTTAAGTGACTTTCTACGTGGTACGACATGTATAAATACTTTATCATTGGATTTCCTCGGGCAAAAG ATTTGGCTACTACCTGAAAAACATCAACTTTCCTCAGTATTTAGCAATTTGAGGAAATTGTGTATATATGATGTCTTTGTTGGATTTGGCCTTTTGTGGACAACAGCTCTTCTTGAAGCTGCGCCATCCCTCGAGATACTTGAAGTTGAG GTGTATGACCATCGATGCGAGGAGGACGAGAAAGTAACTGAGAAGTGTGCTGAAAGAACTAATGGGCCATGGCAAGTGTCAGAGTTTGCATACCCAAAGCATTCGCCACTGAAAGAGCTTGAAATCATTGGTTTCAATGCATCAGAAGAACATATAGTGTTTATAGGAGCAGTGATGGAGCGGGCTTCTAACTTACAGTCGGTTGTTTTGAAAGACAAGTGTTGTAAGGAATGCGAAGCAACCAGTACAGCGTCAGTAAAACGTAAATTTCCAGAGGGTGAAGATGAACAGGAGCTGGTAGTCAATAAGCTCAGAAACCGGTTCTTCTCCCGTGCTCAGATAATTTTCAGTGACCGTAAGGTTGTCAACGAATGTGTGTTTGTCTGA